From Streptosporangiales bacterium, the proteins below share one genomic window:
- a CDS encoding fumarate reductase/succinate dehydrogenase flavoprotein subunit, with protein sequence MSEIERHAYDVVVIGAGGSGLRAAIEAHERGAKTAIVCKSLLGKAHTVMAEGGIAAAMGNVWEQDNWQVHFRDTMRGGKMLNHWRMAQLHAQEAPQRVYELESWGALFDRTKEGKISQRDFGGHRYARLAHVGDRTGLEMIRTLQQRAVSLGIDVFMECTVTELLKDGDRISGAFGYWRESGRFIAFEAPSVVLATGGIGKSYKVTSNSWEYTGDGHAMALRAGATLVNMECVQFHPTGMVWPPSVRGILITESVRGEGGVLRNSEGKRFMFDYISEYFKHETADNEEEADRWYDDHVNNRRPPELLPRDEVARAINSEIKAGRGSPHGGVFLDIASRRSAEDIQRRLPSMYHQFKELADVDITKEPMEVAPTCHYVMGGVEVDPDSAQSLVAGLYAAGEVAGGMHGSNRLGGNSLSDLIVFGMRAGEYAAAYAKGLDAKPQIDDARLTEAGRVALAPFEAEGENPYTLHQELQDTMQRLVGIIRTGSELQQAIDALQTFKGRVPNAFVEGNRQYNPGWHLALDLHNMLLVSECIARAALQRTESRGGHTREDFPQPDETWGTKNIICRAEGDGVTTATQPLPVMPDDLKALFEENVS encoded by the coding sequence GTGAGTGAGATAGAGCGACACGCGTACGACGTCGTCGTGATCGGCGCAGGCGGGTCGGGGCTGCGCGCGGCCATCGAGGCGCACGAGCGGGGCGCCAAGACCGCGATCGTCTGCAAGTCGCTCCTCGGCAAGGCGCACACCGTCATGGCCGAGGGCGGCATCGCCGCGGCGATGGGCAACGTCTGGGAGCAGGACAACTGGCAGGTCCACTTCCGCGACACCATGCGCGGCGGCAAGATGCTCAACCACTGGCGCATGGCGCAGCTGCACGCGCAGGAGGCGCCGCAGCGGGTGTACGAGCTCGAGTCCTGGGGCGCGCTCTTCGACCGCACCAAGGAAGGCAAGATCTCCCAGCGCGACTTCGGCGGCCACCGCTACGCGCGGCTCGCCCACGTCGGCGACCGTACCGGCCTGGAGATGATCCGCACCCTCCAGCAGCGCGCCGTCTCGCTGGGCATCGACGTGTTCATGGAGTGCACGGTCACCGAGCTGCTGAAGGACGGCGACCGGATCTCCGGCGCGTTCGGCTACTGGCGCGAGTCCGGCCGGTTCATCGCCTTCGAGGCGCCCTCGGTCGTGCTGGCCACCGGCGGCATCGGCAAGTCGTACAAGGTGACGTCGAACTCGTGGGAGTACACCGGCGACGGCCACGCGATGGCCCTGCGCGCCGGTGCGACGCTCGTCAACATGGAGTGCGTCCAGTTCCACCCGACCGGCATGGTGTGGCCGCCGTCCGTGCGCGGCATCCTCATCACCGAGTCGGTGCGCGGCGAGGGTGGCGTGCTGCGCAACTCCGAGGGCAAGCGCTTCATGTTCGACTACATCTCGGAGTACTTCAAGCACGAGACCGCCGACAACGAGGAGGAGGCGGACCGCTGGTACGACGACCACGTCAACAACCGGCGCCCACCCGAGCTGCTTCCTCGTGACGAGGTCGCCCGCGCGATCAACTCCGAGATCAAGGCCGGTCGCGGCTCACCGCACGGCGGAGTGTTCCTCGACATCGCGAGCCGGCGCAGCGCGGAGGACATCCAGCGGCGGCTGCCGTCGATGTACCACCAGTTCAAGGAGCTGGCCGACGTCGACATCACCAAGGAGCCGATGGAGGTCGCGCCGACCTGCCACTACGTCATGGGCGGCGTCGAGGTCGACCCCGACTCGGCCCAGTCGCTCGTCGCCGGCCTCTACGCCGCGGGCGAGGTCGCGGGCGGCATGCACGGCTCCAACCGGCTCGGCGGCAACTCCCTCTCCGACCTGATCGTGTTCGGCATGCGGGCCGGCGAGTACGCGGCGGCGTACGCGAAGGGGCTCGACGCGAAGCCGCAGATCGACGACGCCCGGCTCACCGAGGCGGGCCGCGTCGCCCTGGCACCGTTCGAGGCCGAGGGCGAGAACCCGTACACCCTGCACCAGGAGCTGCAGGACACCATGCAGCGCCTCGTCGGCATCATCCGCACCGGCAGCGAGCTGCAGCAGGCGATCGACGCGCTGCAGACGTTCAAGGGCCGCGTCCCGAACGCCTTCGTCGAGGGCAACCGCCAGTACAACCCCGGCTGGCACCTCGCGCTCGACCTGCACAACATGCTGCTGGTCTCGGAATGCATTGCCCGGGCCGCCCTACAGCGCACGGA